The Thermococcus sp. 4557 genomic sequence GTCGATACAACGCTAAGAACCATCGAGAGGGCCGCAAAGGCCGAGGCCGACATGCTCATCGTTCACCACGGCATGATATGGGGCGGCCTCGGCTACATCACGGGGATACATTACAAACGCCTTAAGGCCCTCATGGAGAGCGGGATAAACCTCTACGCCGCCCACCTGCCGTTAGATGCGCACCCAGAGGTCGGCAACAACGCCGAGCTGCTCCGCCTCCTAGGCATTGAGCCCCGGGGGCCCTTCGGCGAGTACAGGGGGCTCTCCGTCGGTTTCTGGGGAGAGTTTGAGGAGCCGCAACCGATAGAGAAGGTTGCACAGATTCTGGCCGAGAAGCTCGATACCACGGTCAAAACCTACAAGTTCGGGGCGAGGGAGATAAAAAAGGTCGGTGCCGTGAGCGGCGCCGGGGCCTTCGCACTTGAGGAGGCGCACAGAAAGGGAATCGACCTGCTCGTAACGGGCGAATTCACCCACGCGGATTATCTAACGGCCATCGACCTGCCCCAGAGCGTCCTCGTTGCCGGCCACTACAAGACCGAGACGCTCGGGGTTAAAGCGCTCATGGAGGTCGTGAGAACAAAGCTCGGGCTGGAAGTCTTCTTCATAGACGAGCCAACCGGGCTTTAACCGGATAAAAAAATTTAAATAACATCTGTTAAATAAGCCTTACACAATGACCAATGGGGAAGAAAATAAATATGGTGGGGTATCTATCCTACTCATAATTTCAACACTACTTTTTCAGCTAGTATTCACAGAAATCCATGACCAACAAAACAAAATATATGAAGTGAATACAACAATACACCTAGCTATGGTAGATAATACTTATAAAACAGCCCTCACTACAACCCTTTCAAAAATCAATGAGTCTCTGATAATAAAATCAATAATCCTAGAAGTGGCTATAATTTTGCTATTTAGTACGTATTTTTATTACTTGTTGTTTTATCTGCGTAATGACAATGATTACATAACCATCTCAATAACCATGCTAGTCCTTCTGAACGGATTTTTGTTCGCATTACTGACCTCGGATGTGACTAATACTATCCTTAGGGGAGTACCAACGGACAATTTATTTCTCACAGTTGAGTTCTTGATATTTATAGTATTACCTCTTACAATCTTACAAATCAGTGGCATTGATACTAAAAGACTCCTTGGAATACCCTCAAGAAAAGACGAAGCGTGGGTTTTTCTTTCAATATGGTGGGCAATTGCCATTATTGTGATATACCTGATGATTATTGGACCATACCTAGTCAATACTAAAGCAATAAACATTGTAATCCTGATATATCTTTTTGTGGGCCTTCCATTTTTAGCTACCAAGAAACAGTGGAAAAACATAGGTATTTCACTAATACCCAAGCAGAATATTGGTATTCATGTGAACTCAGACTTGATTTCATTTTTAGTTAGTACAAGCGTTATAGCTCTTCTTTGTTTAATCGTTGACATTATGGCAAATTTAGACTTCGTAGTGAAAATACTTAATATAATTTCCCGAGTATTTTCTCCATTATCCCAGCAAACCATCATTGTGGAAATTATAAAATTAGCATCTACCCACAAGGCATTAGCTATTGGAGCTATTGTTGGAGGGATAATTTATTTTGGATATTTACTGAGCCTATTTATTTTAAATAGCGAATGGACAGAAAGAGAGTTAGGTATCTACATCAGTATGTCAATTTTCTCATTATTAACCGTGTTTTACAACAAACTAACCGGTGGATCTCTGAAATGGTCGTCTTTGCTCATACTCTCCCTCAGTGGGTATGGGGTTGTAACATATTATACAATAAGAAAGATATTTGAATGGATTGATAAGAAATCTCAAAACATTCCCAAAGACAAATACCACTCATAAAACATGACAGTAATTTTTTTATCGCTTTTTATCTCCATTTTCAGGCCAAGCTCTTTGGCGTAGCTCTCGACCCAGCCGGGGCTAGTCCTGAAAGGTGTTACCACCCACAGCTCCGGAAACCCAGCCCTGTGGGCCTTAACAACGTCGTAGAGGAGCCTTTGAGGGAACCACTTAAAGGAAGCTTCAAGCTCTATCGCGAGGAGCTTCCGCTCGCCGTCGAGAATCGCTATGTCTATCCTCGTGCCGTCGGGCGTTCGGTATTCCGGAACCGCATTCAAGCCGAGCCCATCGGCGAGCGCGACGATCTCTCTCGTGAGGGTTTTGACTTTGATTTTGAACCACCTATAAGTGTACGAGGACATTAGTATAAAAGGTCAATCCCAAGAGCTGAAATCAATTCTCAAAAGTCTGAACCTGGCAAGCAACAGGAAGAATACCGCAAGGAAAGCAAAGACAAGAGAGGCCACGCTGGAGTTGATGGCTGGAGCAAACAGCAGGGCAAGGACAGGAATTCCAAGTAACGCACCTTTTTTAGTAAAAAGCCCGACAAGGAAAGTTAACGACGCAAGAAAGAACGCTACCCCAAAAGAAGCTCCAACAAATGGAAGCGAAATCGCAAAGAGAGCAGAAACTACCAGAAAACGCCGAATAATGTAGTCTCTTCCAACAGGCTTGCTGAGGAGTAAAACCGGATTCTCGGAGAGAACCTCCAGAGTTGCTAGGGGAAATAAGAAGAGCAGGACAAAGGATTTTAGGGTTCTCCAGAAGGGCAGAAGCATCAGGAATACAAAGACAACAAAGGCCCTCGAAGCCCATAGATTGGCCAGCTCCTTCCTGAACCACCACGGGAGAAAGGAAAGATAGAGGGACGGCGGAGAGGGCATTAGAAATTCCCTAGGCTCAAAGTGAAGGAAGATAACGAACGAAACGGCAGTAAAGAAGATAAAAAGTCCCATAGATAAACTCAGTCTGAACACAGCGTCCTTTTTGTCGCCTGTTTCCAAGGCCCTCGCGAAGAGTTCAAGCTGGGCTCCCGGGGAGAAGAAGACGTAGGTTGTGTATCGCTTTTCAAGTTCAGAAACCATTTTGTGATACTCGGTTCTCCTAGCATTGTAATCTTCCAAGCTATGGACATCTAACATTGTCTGTGCCTTTTCTTGGGCTTTCATCTGGACAATTCCCGGTGGAACAAAGGTCAAAATGAGGAACAGAACGATACCCACGAGGAAGGTTTTCCTAGGGTTCCTTAGAACCAACACGGTAACATAGCCAAGTGGGAGGAAAGGAAGGGCAAAGACTGAATAAAGGGCAGAAGTGGGGTTCAGAAAGGCAAACGGAGCCACTATAATAGATGCCACGATGATGTTTGAGAACAAAAGTCCCAGAAAAAGACCGGAGCGCCTGAATGGCTTTGAGAGAAAGAACCCAACCGTTACACCTAAATCCCTGGGAAACACCGTTGAGAATAGAAAGCCCACTATGAAGTATGGAATTACCGGGGACAGCTCTCCAAAGGCCATTGCTGCAAATAGAGCCACCACGAGCAAAAGGAGAAACTTCCCCCGAAATCTCAAGAGTTCAAGATGGATCAATGGGATTGAAACCCTAGGCACCATTTTAACCAACAGTTAGAAAGAAAAGAAAATTTAAAAACCTAACCCTCAGCCGAGCCTCTTCTTAACCTCCTCTATCGCCTCCTCGGCCTTCAGCGGGTTCTTTATTCTGCCCTGGGCAAGCTCTTTCCTTCCGCCGCCACCGCCGCCGGCGACACTCGTTACCGCCCTGGCCAGCTCCCCGGCCTTTACGTCCAGGCCGTCGCCAACCGCAACGACGAAGTGGCCCTCCCTGCTGATGAGAACTATAACCCTCTTCTCCTTCCTGAGCTTGTTTGCCGCCTCGCGAAGGTCGTCCATCGCGCCCTCAACGACGGCTCCGATGAACTCAACCTCCCCAACCTTCTCGACCTTCCCCTCGAGCTCGTAGACGAGGAGCTTGGCCAGCTCCTTCCTGAGCTTCTCGACCTCTTTCTTAGCCGCTTTCCACTCGTTGAAGAACCTCTCGGCGGTCTCCGGCACCTTCTCGGGCGGGACGCGGAAGACCTCGGCGGTCTTCTTGAGCAACCTCTCGGTCTCCTGCATCCAGTCAACAGCGGCCTCTCCGGCGGCGAAGATTATTCTCTCAACGCCGTCCTGTATGCGCTCGGTTCTCAGAATCTTGATCGGGCCCACGAGCCCGGTGTTCGGCAGGTGGGTTCCACCGCACGCCTGAACGTCCCAGTCCTCGATCTTGAGCACCCTGATGACCCTTCCCGGAACGACTCCACCCTGGTAAAGCCTGAAGCCGTACTTCATCTCGGCCTCGGTCCTCGGGAGCCACTCCCAGGTCACCTTCCTGTTCTCCATGACGACGCGGTTGGCGAGGCGCTCTATCTCCCTGAGCTCCTCCTCGCTTATGCGCTTGTAGTGGCTTATATCAAGCCTGGCCCAGTCGGTGTGGAGCTGTGAACCGGCCTGCCAGACGTGCTTTCCGAGAACCCTCACGAGGGCCCCCATGAGGACGTGGGTTCCCGTGTGGTGGCGCATGTGCTGTATTCTCCTGTCCCAGTCGATCCTTCCGTGAACCTTCGCGCCGGGTTTGAAGAGTTCCGGCCTCTCGACCCTGTGGAGGATGACCTTACCTATCTTCTGAACGTCCCTGACCTCAACCTTCTCCCCCTCAACCTCGAGCTCACCGAGGTCGCACGGCTGACCGCCGCCCTCGGGATAGAAGGCGGTCTGGTTGAGAATCACCCAGTCGTCTATGACCTTGAGAACCTCCGCATCGAACTCCTTCATGAACGGATCCTCGTAGTAGAGCGTCTTCGTGTCGGGGAGATCCTTGACCAGCTCGAAGTCAACGGCGTATTCAGCGGCGGTCTTCTTCTCCGTCTTCTCTGCCTCCTTGGCGACCAGCGTGTAGAAGTTGTCGGGGATCTCGACCTTTATACCTTCTTTCTGCGCCACCTCGGCCACTATCTCCGGCGTTAGTCCGTGGCTCTCGTAGAACAGAAGGAGCCTTTCGAGCGGAATCTCGTCCCTGCCGGCCTTCTTGAGCTTGGCCACCTCGCGCTTCACGAGGTCGCTTCCGCGCCTGAGGGTCTCCTGGTAGCGCTTCTCCTCGACGTTGATTATGTCCAGGATAACGTCTTCCATCTCCTTGAACTCAGGGTAGGTAGGCGAGAGCTCCTTGATGTGCATGGCGACGATTTCAGCGAGCGGTATCCCCAGACCGAGCTCGCGGAGGTGTCTTATGCTCTTTCTGATGAGAAGCCTCGCAAGGTAGCCGGCCTTAACGTTGGACGGGATAACGCCGTCGGCGAGCATGAATGTGAGCGCCTTGGTGTGGTCCGCTACAGCATATATCAGCTCGTAGGGTCTCACAGCCTTTGTAAGCTCCTCGACGCTTATTCCAACGCGTTTAGCGACTTGCTCGCGGAGGTACCTCAGGTCGCCCATGTCTTCTATGTCAAACATTCCGGCCAATCTGGAGTTCTCCATGAGGATGCGCTCGTCTATCTTTTCAACTCCCGCCATCCTCTTGAGCGGCTCGACGACGTAGCCGAGGACGGCGTCGTAGGCGGTGGGCGTTCCGTGGCTCATCCAGACGAGCCTCTCGAGGCCGTATCCGGTGTCAACAACGCGGGTCTCCATCGGGACGTAGTAGTCGCCCTTTATCTCGACAACCTGGGCGGGGTCGGCGTCCTTTGGCGCCTTCTTGTACTGCATGAAAACCAGCGTTGCCACCTCAAGACCGCGGTAGAGCACCTCAAAGGCCGGGCCCGCGTTCCCACCGCCGGCCCACGGGTTCTCCTTGAAGGTGATGTCCTCGGCCTTCATGCCCAGTTCCTTGGTGAAGAACTCGAAGGCCAGTTCCACGGTCTCGTCCATCCAGTAGATCGGCTTGCCCGGGTAGTTGAAGGCGTGGTGGGCCATCATCTCGAAAATCGTGAAGTGTCTGCCGGTTATTCCAACGTTGTCTATGTCGGTGAAGCGAATCGAGGGCTGGCTTATGGTGAGCGGGTTGGCCGGCGGGTCAGCTTCGCCGCTTATGACCCACGGCTGGAAGTCCATGATCGAAGCCCCGACGAGGAGAACGTCGTCCCTCCAGCGCGGAAGGACCGGGAAGCGCTTCACCCTCCCGTGGCCGTGCTTTTCGAAGAAGCTCAGGAACTTCTCGCGCATCTCCTCGAGGGTGTACTTCTTCGGTATCCCAGGCTTTCCAATGAACGAGTACTCGTCACACGGCGGGTCACCGCAGGTCTCCCTGTCCGGGTCGAGCGTCCAGAAGAATTTGCCGCACTTGGGGCACTGCTTCCTTATCCACCCCTCTTCCTTAAACATCCTCGTGGTCATGTCCATGCTCATTAGCCTCACCTCTTAAACTGAAGTAGAAAAGGGGGTTGGGCTATTAAGGTTTTCCTCAGTCCTTCGAATCGGGCCCGAGGTCCACATCCACGTCCTCGAACTGCTCCTCGTCGATGTATATCATGGGAATCTTAAGCTTCCGGAGAAACTCCACCAGCCGTTTCTCGCGCCGCTCCATCATCTCAATCCTGTGCCTCAGGCTTGCGTTCTCTATGGCGAGCCTGTTGGCCTCGTCCACCTTGAGGTTCAGCTGCATCCTCAGCTCTACAAGCTCATCCTCCAGCTCCCGGAGCGAGCGCTCCAGCCGGTCGATTTCCTCCAGGTACTCCCGACAGAGGCGTTCCCTTATCATCTCGGTCAGCCCCGCGAAACCTCCTCACCGATCAGGGGGCTCCAGACTCATCATCCCAATCACCCGAGGTAGGCGGAGGACGTTAAAAGGTTTCACCCGCTAAAGCTTTAAGGCGTATTCTCCTACGACCCCCCATGCGGTCAAAAATGTACCTCGCGGCAATACTGGTGGCAGCGATGCTCGTAACTTCTGGCTGCCTCGGAAGCACGTCAACCCTGGAAGCCACCGTGGAGAAAACCACGACCCTGGAAAAAACCAGAACGGTCACCGAAACCATCACCGTGACAGAAACCAAGTACATTGAGAACCGCAGCGTTGAAATGGAGCTCAGAAAGAACCTCACTGCCTGCATCGAGAACCTCCGGCTCCTGAACTCGACGTTGGCCCGGACGAGTGAGAGCCTTGAGGAGCTCAGCGCGAAGTACCGCGACTGCCTGCTGGAGGGGTCAAAAAAGGAGGAGAACGTTCCTCCTGCGAAACTGCTGGTGGATGACGCGTATTATAGGAGCCTCATCGAGGACATACGCGGTGCGCGAGAGAGCGTTTACGTCACCATGTTCCTCATGAAGTACGACCCCACCGACAGCTACGACCACGCCAACGACCTGATAAGGGCGCTGGTGGAGGCCAGGAAGAGGGGCGTGAGCGTCCACGTGATACTCGAAAACGGCATCGAGGACAACAGTGCCACCTACGACTACCTCCGCTCCAACGGGGTCGATGTGGTCTTTGATTCCTCCTCGGTAACCCTCCACACAAAGATGGTCGTGATAGACGGCAGGGTGGTTTACGTCGGAAGCCACAACTGGAGCGAGGCCGCGCTGGACTGGAATCACGAGGTGAGCGTTAGAATCGAGTCCCAGGAGATTGCGGAGTCGCTCTTGGAGTACTTCGAGGAGATTAAAAGGGGGCATTAGATCGATGAAAATGCTGGGTGGATTGAAGAGGGCATACTGGCGCTGGCGCTCCCGCTGCCCGTTCGTGAGGAAGCTCGAGGAGTGGAGGATGAAGAGGAAGGCGCGGGAGTTCAGGGTGGAGGTGAAGAAATAGGTTTTGCTGTTTCCCAAACTCTTTTCCACAAGACATTATTTTGATACACCTCCCACTGAGGCTTAAAAAGGGAGTGCTTCATGTCTCCCCATGCAGTTTTCCATTTTTTGTATACTATTTTTAATAGTAAGTAAAATGTGAATAGAAAAGTCTTTTAAGTTCCGATTTTTGATAGTACTTTGGTGAAATCTTAATGAGGAAAGCAGTAGGAGTGTTGCTGATAACCCTCCTGCTGGGATCGATAGTAGCGGCGGCAGGGAGTACGGTCTACGCCACCACCGTTGAAGCCCAGGACGACCCGTACGAGAAATTCTGGGAAATCCTCAACAAGGAAGCCGAACTCGTGGTCCAATTCAATGCTACCGGGAACATCGTCCTCGCCAGAGAACTGATTCAAAACTCTCGCATTGGTGCAGAGAATGCAGCCAACATTTCAGCTTTAATCTGGCAGGCTCTGGAAGAACTGAAGGCTTCCGGCGTGAAGACGCACTACACTGCGGAAGAATTGAGGGAAATAGCTCGGAACATCAGCCGGAACGGTCTCCCCCAAGAGACGGTAGAGGCTCTAAAGACCCAAGGCTGGACTGATGAGCAGATTCAAGCATTGGAAGATTACATTGCCAAGAACGCTGGTGAGATTAATGAGGACTTCAACATGACGGCTTTCCTCGAGGAGTTTTCCATGGCCTTCATTGATGTAGCGTTCAAATACAACGAGTACGAAACATGGACGCTAAAGAAATGGAAATGGATTCATTCTGCCGAATTCCAGCAGACCCGTGACAATGAGATAATAAACCCAACACTCGCCAAAGGCTGGCTTGAATTCTATAAAGCTTACTCCTCCAGGGATTACAAGGGAATGGAGAAGAAAGCTCGTCAGTTGAGAGATTCAATGTACGAACTGCTGACTGGTGAAAAAATATCCGGTAATCTGACCTTCCTCAAAGATGAGAAAGTTGTAACCCAAACAGGAATGATCAAGAGTGTCAACCATACCACAAACGGTTCCTTAGTCTTCACAGTGCTAGTTACTATTCCAGATGGCGATTATCTAATCTGGAATGCTACTACTTATTACTGGCACAATGCATTAAATGCCTACGAATTGCTAGATAATGTTCTTACATTGGCAACCGCAATAGCGTCTGGAAACGAAAATTGGGAAACTGAAAGTATTTTACACCAGAAAGTTGCCGAATTAAAAGATTCTCTAAAGGTCGTAATAGTCAAAAGTGAGAGTTATAGAACTAGGAAAAAAGATGAAC encodes the following:
- a CDS encoding Nif3-like dinuclear metal center hexameric protein; protein product: MNRDELVAFLDEYLNVQAYPDKSSNGLQVEGKTEVKRVAFAVDTTLRTIERAAKAEADMLIVHHGMIWGGLGYITGIHYKRLKALMESGINLYAAHLPLDAHPEVGNNAELLRLLGIEPRGPFGEYRGLSVGFWGEFEEPQPIEKVAQILAEKLDTTVKTYKFGAREIKKVGAVSGAGAFALEEAHRKGIDLLVTGEFTHADYLTAIDLPQSVLVAGHYKTETLGVKALMEVVRTKLGLEVFFIDEPTGL
- the alaS gene encoding alanine--tRNA ligase, producing MSMDMTTRMFKEEGWIRKQCPKCGKFFWTLDPDRETCGDPPCDEYSFIGKPGIPKKYTLEEMREKFLSFFEKHGHGRVKRFPVLPRWRDDVLLVGASIMDFQPWVISGEADPPANPLTISQPSIRFTDIDNVGITGRHFTIFEMMAHHAFNYPGKPIYWMDETVELAFEFFTKELGMKAEDITFKENPWAGGGNAGPAFEVLYRGLEVATLVFMQYKKAPKDADPAQVVEIKGDYYVPMETRVVDTGYGLERLVWMSHGTPTAYDAVLGYVVEPLKRMAGVEKIDERILMENSRLAGMFDIEDMGDLRYLREQVAKRVGISVEELTKAVRPYELIYAVADHTKALTFMLADGVIPSNVKAGYLARLLIRKSIRHLRELGLGIPLAEIVAMHIKELSPTYPEFKEMEDVILDIINVEEKRYQETLRRGSDLVKREVAKLKKAGRDEIPLERLLLFYESHGLTPEIVAEVAQKEGIKVEIPDNFYTLVAKEAEKTEKKTAAEYAVDFELVKDLPDTKTLYYEDPFMKEFDAEVLKVIDDWVILNQTAFYPEGGGQPCDLGELEVEGEKVEVRDVQKIGKVILHRVERPELFKPGAKVHGRIDWDRRIQHMRHHTGTHVLMGALVRVLGKHVWQAGSQLHTDWARLDISHYKRISEEELREIERLANRVVMENRKVTWEWLPRTEAEMKYGFRLYQGGVVPGRVIRVLKIEDWDVQACGGTHLPNTGLVGPIKILRTERIQDGVERIIFAAGEAAVDWMQETERLLKKTAEVFRVPPEKVPETAERFFNEWKAAKKEVEKLRKELAKLLVYELEGKVEKVGEVEFIGAVVEGAMDDLREAANKLRKEKRVIVLISREGHFVVAVGDGLDVKAGELARAVTSVAGGGGGGRKELAQGRIKNPLKAEEAIEEVKKRLG
- a CDS encoding phospholipase D-like domain-containing protein; this encodes MRSKMYLAAILVAAMLVTSGCLGSTSTLEATVEKTTTLEKTRTVTETITVTETKYIENRSVEMELRKNLTACIENLRLLNSTLARTSESLEELSAKYRDCLLEGSKKEENVPPAKLLVDDAYYRSLIEDIRGARESVYVTMFLMKYDPTDSYDHANDLIRALVEARKRGVSVHVILENGIEDNSATYDYLRSNGVDVVFDSSSVTLHTKMVVIDGRVVYVGSHNWSEAALDWNHEVSVRIESQEIAESLLEYFEEIKRGH